In the genome of Pseudomonas sp. LBUM920, one region contains:
- a CDS encoding MFS transporter translates to MPDTQRPMAVTLQVVSIVLFTFIGYLNIGIPLAVLPGYVHSELGYGAVIAGLVISVQYLATLLSRPYAGKIIDNLGSKRAVLIGLVGCGLSGVFMLLAAWFSSLPAVSLISLLIGRLVLGSAESLVGSGAIGWGIGRVGAANTAKVISWNGIASYGALAVGAPLGVVLVSHFGLWSMGVSIILLAVLGVFLAWNKVAAPIVAGVRLPFMNVLGRVLPHGCALALGSIGFGTIATFITLYYTTQHWDNAVWALSLFGASFIGARLLFGNLINRIGGFRVAIACLSVEILGLLLLWLAPDAHLALAGAALSGFGFSLVFPALGVEAVNLVPASSRGSAVGAYSLFIDLSLGITGPLAGAVAAGFGFASIFLFAALAAAGGLLLSLYLYRQAPKAREARDA, encoded by the coding sequence ATGCCAGATACCCAGCGCCCCATGGCGGTCACGCTGCAAGTCGTTTCCATCGTGCTGTTTACCTTTATCGGTTACCTCAATATCGGCATTCCCCTGGCCGTGTTGCCGGGCTATGTCCACAGTGAACTGGGCTACGGCGCGGTGATTGCCGGCCTGGTGATCAGCGTGCAGTACCTGGCCACGCTGCTGAGCCGCCCGTATGCCGGCAAAATCATCGACAACCTGGGCAGCAAGCGCGCGGTGTTGATCGGCCTGGTGGGCTGCGGCCTGAGTGGCGTGTTCATGTTGCTTGCCGCGTGGTTTTCGAGCCTGCCGGCCGTCAGCCTGATCAGCCTGCTCATCGGCCGACTGGTGCTCGGCAGCGCCGAAAGCCTGGTGGGTTCGGGCGCCATCGGCTGGGGTATTGGCCGAGTCGGCGCGGCCAATACCGCCAAAGTCATTTCATGGAACGGCATCGCCAGTTACGGCGCACTGGCCGTCGGCGCACCGCTTGGGGTGGTGCTGGTGAGCCATTTCGGATTGTGGAGCATGGGCGTCAGCATCATTCTGCTGGCGGTGCTCGGCGTGTTTCTGGCCTGGAATAAAGTCGCAGCGCCGATTGTGGCCGGTGTGCGCCTGCCGTTCATGAACGTGCTGGGCCGCGTGCTGCCCCACGGCTGCGCGTTGGCCCTGGGCTCGATCGGCTTTGGCACCATCGCCACCTTTATCACCCTGTATTACACCACCCAGCACTGGGACAACGCCGTGTGGGCACTGAGCCTGTTCGGCGCCAGCTTCATCGGCGCGCGCCTGCTGTTCGGCAATTTGATCAACCGGATCGGCGGCTTTCGCGTGGCGATTGCTTGCCTGTCCGTGGAAATTCTCGGGTTGCTGTTGCTGTGGCTGGCGCCTGACGCCCACCTCGCCCTGGCCGGTGCGGCGTTGAGCGGGTTCGGCTTTTCCCTGGTGTTTCCGGCGCTGGGGGTGGAGGCGGTCAACCTGGTGCCAGCCTCCAGCCGGGGCTCGGCGGTGGGGGCTTATTCGCTGTTTATCGACTTGTCGTTGGGCATCACCGGCCCGTTGGCGGGTGCGGTGGCGGCGGGTTTCGGCTTTGCCTCAATCTTTCTGTTCGCCGCGCTCGCCGCCGCAGGTGGCTTGCTGCTGAGCCTGTACCTGTACCGACAAGCGCCCAAGGCCCGCGAAGCGCGCGACGCTTAA
- the arfB gene encoding alternative ribosome rescue aminoacyl-tRNA hydrolase ArfB, which yields MLVISNNVHLPDAEIELTAIRAQGAGGQNVNKVSSAVHLRFDIPASSLPDFYKERLLALRDSRITSEGVLVLKAQQYRTQEQNRADALERLVELILSATKVEKKRRPTKPTLGSKKRRLESKTKRGSIKAGRGKVDF from the coding sequence ATGCTGGTAATTTCCAACAACGTGCACCTGCCCGATGCCGAGATCGAGCTGACCGCCATTCGCGCCCAGGGCGCCGGTGGGCAGAACGTCAACAAGGTATCGAGCGCGGTGCACCTGCGGTTTGATATTCCGGCGTCGTCGTTGCCGGACTTTTACAAGGAACGGCTGCTGGCGCTGCGCGACAGCCGTATCACCAGTGAAGGCGTGCTGGTGCTCAAGGCCCAGCAATACCGGACCCAGGAACAGAATCGCGCGGATGCGCTGGAGCGCCTGGTGGAGTTGATCCTCAGCGCCACCAAGGTCGAGAAGAAGCGCCGCCCGACCAAGCCCACCCTGGGCTCGAAGAAGCGCCGCCTGGAATCCAAGACCAAGCGCGGTAGCATCAAGGCCGGGCGCGGCAAGGTCGACTTTTAA
- a CDS encoding pentapeptide repeat-containing protein — translation MQHIDIDGGSLQRDEVQDLIDQHRGPLRLMGVDLSGADLSRMVLEHWVFERCTLAQTSFLGARLEGTQWKSCRAGHAVFEAANLLEAQLISCDLNNTRWQRSKLSQANFTQCKLTGANFTHCASLGLSFSETLLNSAFLSGLSFARTVLNNLDFSDSDLSDADFRKAELIDCSLAHARINGANFAGADLRGADLSGFRLNDAKLFKGAVISKAQASMLLSELGLSVA, via the coding sequence ATGCAGCACATCGATATCGACGGCGGCAGCTTGCAGCGCGATGAGGTGCAAGACCTGATCGACCAGCACCGCGGGCCGTTGCGCTTGATGGGCGTCGATTTGAGCGGGGCAGACCTGTCGCGGATGGTGCTGGAGCATTGGGTGTTCGAGCGCTGCACACTGGCGCAAACCTCCTTTCTCGGTGCGCGCCTGGAAGGCACGCAGTGGAAAAGTTGCCGGGCCGGGCACGCCGTGTTCGAGGCGGCCAACCTGCTCGAGGCGCAATTGATCAGCTGCGACCTGAACAACACCCGTTGGCAGCGCAGCAAGTTGTCCCAAGCCAATTTCACGCAGTGCAAACTGACGGGCGCCAACTTCACCCATTGTGCGTCCCTGGGCCTGAGCTTCAGCGAAACCTTGCTCAACAGCGCGTTCTTGTCCGGCCTGTCGTTTGCCCGAACCGTGCTCAATAATCTGGATTTTTCCGACAGCGACTTGTCGGATGCAGACTTTCGCAAGGCCGAACTGATCGACTGCAGCCTCGCCCACGCCCGCATCAACGGTGCCAATTTTGCCGGCGCTGACTTGCGGGGCGCGGATTTGAGCGGCTTTCGCCTCAATGATGCCAAACTGTTCAAAGGCGCCGTGATTTCCAAAGCCCAGGCGTCGATGTTGTTATCCGAATTGGGCTTGTCCGTTGCCTAA